The Deinococcus sp. Marseille-Q6407 genome has a window encoding:
- a CDS encoding DUF3208 domain-containing protein: MVGSVTTEAGPQGSRAAIRLLQGYLWHPRELGIDLDAYLPRELDEANVLWDEIEPPFAFFDNGEPAAGQLFYQFTVLRVYDERPSAEELHRDAQAASQALDPLLQATPAGLGWQLMEDLREL, from the coding sequence ATGGTAGGCAGCGTGACCACCGAAGCTGGACCCCAGGGCAGTCGGGCTGCCATTCGCCTTCTCCAGGGCTACCTCTGGCACCCCCGCGAACTGGGCATTGATCTGGACGCTTACCTGCCGCGCGAGCTGGACGAGGCCAACGTCCTGTGGGATGAGATTGAGCCGCCTTTCGCCTTTTTTGATAACGGTGAGCCGGCAGCCGGGCAGCTGTTTTATCAGTTCACGGTGCTGCGGGTATATGACGAGCGCCCCAGCGCCGAGGAACTGCACCGCGACGCCCAGGCGGCCAGCCAGGCGCTGGACCCCCTGCTGCAGGCCACCCCTGCCGGGCTGGGCTGGCAACTGATGGAAGACCTGCGGGAACTCTGA